The proteins below come from a single Pseudarthrobacter sp. SSS035 genomic window:
- a CDS encoding DUF3100 domain-containing protein, with protein sequence MSTSTTTARIDKAGARLTLPVAALAFVIALAVQFIGQAKIDLGIGAIVIFPMVWGLILGLLVSIQKFKPLGLDLQRIAAALVGVAVLLLVARLAFNIGPSLPSLIKAGPALLLQEVGHLLGTIMLALPLAVLLRMGKATVGATFSLDREPSFAMVSEKYGPDSDQYRGVLAMYVFGTLFGAVFITLLTSLVANWKIFDPLALAMGAGVGSGSMMAASSASIIAAYPADQEAILGMAAVSNLITTILGVYVGIYIALPLADRFYKVLTRKQTREAAAVAAGAGAPGAPAVPSQADIDRDDAQAEENRRFREQVAESSAAIKLPLWLSLSVLTVLGIGTASVAAKGFSLTIVGGYGIMLALVLVSIALAKVTKKISAIVYITTIGAYISSPWFFGAEALTTVIKTVDFLSIATVMLTLAGLSLGKDIPLLKNIGWKIIPVGLVAITASFLLSTVIAEFALGLWH encoded by the coding sequence ATGAGTACCAGCACCACAACCGCGCGGATAGACAAAGCTGGTGCCCGGCTGACGCTTCCGGTCGCCGCCTTGGCCTTTGTCATTGCGCTGGCCGTCCAGTTCATCGGCCAGGCCAAGATTGACCTCGGGATCGGCGCAATCGTCATCTTCCCCATGGTCTGGGGCCTCATCCTGGGCCTTCTGGTCTCCATCCAGAAGTTCAAGCCCCTGGGCCTGGACCTGCAGCGGATCGCCGCCGCCCTGGTGGGTGTGGCCGTGCTGCTGCTGGTGGCCCGGCTGGCGTTCAACATCGGCCCCAGCCTCCCCAGCCTGATCAAAGCCGGGCCCGCCCTGCTGCTGCAGGAAGTGGGCCACCTGCTGGGCACCATCATGCTGGCCCTCCCGCTGGCCGTCCTGCTCCGGATGGGCAAGGCAACGGTGGGGGCCACGTTCTCCCTTGACCGGGAGCCGTCCTTCGCCATGGTTTCCGAGAAGTACGGCCCCGATTCGGACCAGTACCGGGGCGTGCTGGCGATGTACGTTTTCGGCACGCTCTTCGGCGCCGTGTTCATCACGCTGCTCACCTCTCTGGTAGCCAACTGGAAGATCTTCGATCCGCTGGCCCTGGCGATGGGCGCCGGGGTGGGATCCGGCTCCATGATGGCGGCGTCCTCGGCCAGCATCATCGCGGCCTACCCCGCGGACCAGGAAGCCATCCTCGGCATGGCCGCGGTGTCCAACCTGATCACCACCATCCTCGGCGTGTACGTGGGCATCTACATCGCCCTGCCGCTGGCGGACCGCTTCTACAAAGTCCTCACCCGCAAGCAGACCCGCGAAGCTGCCGCGGTTGCAGCAGGAGCCGGCGCACCCGGGGCCCCCGCCGTGCCCAGCCAGGCCGACATTGATCGGGACGATGCCCAGGCTGAAGAAAACCGGCGCTTCCGCGAGCAGGTGGCCGAATCCTCGGCAGCCATCAAGCTCCCGCTGTGGCTGTCCCTGTCAGTCCTGACGGTCCTGGGCATCGGCACGGCGTCGGTGGCCGCCAAGGGGTTCAGCCTGACGATCGTCGGCGGGTACGGGATCATGCTGGCCCTGGTCCTGGTCAGCATCGCGCTGGCGAAGGTCACGAAGAAGATCTCGGCCATCGTTTACATCACCACCATCGGCGCGTACATCTCCAGCCCGTGGTTCTTCGGGGCGGAGGCGCTGACCACGGTCATCAAGACGGTCGACTTCCTGTCCATCGCCACTGTCATGCTGACGCTCGCGGGCCTGTCTTTGGGCAAGGACATCCCCTTGCTGAAGAACATCGGCTGGAAGATCATCCCCGTGGGCCTGGTGGCCATCACCGCGTCATTCCTGCTCTCCACGGTGATCGCGGAGTTCGCCCTGGGGCTCTGGCACTAA
- a CDS encoding aldehyde dehydrogenase, protein MSITTAPTSSSAAAARTVLDAAFPAGLGAFVDGRVAPGSGESITLTAAATGEPFATYADPGAEGAHAILESSTAGAAVWAALNGFERAAILRNVSRVVEAHGEELAILESATTGKPIRDARVEAAKVAEMFGYYAGWADKLTGQTIPVPGNWHTYTERVPWGVVVAITPWNAPLFTAGWNSAAPLAAGNAVIIKPSEFTPASSVRLAQLAHEAGLPAGVFNVAAGLGQTVGATLTTDRRVGKISFIGSVPTGRRVAVAAAQAGIPALLELGGKSANIVFADADLDRAADGAVSAIFSGAGQSCVAGSRLLVERSVHAQFIEMVAAKAARLRVGDPLSADTEVGPIITAQQFATVNTLIEAGMHDGGRRVTGATLPDALAGSALAGGHWVMPTLLDGVTPQNRLETTEVFGPVVGADAFDTEAEAIARANNTNFGLAGAVWTSDVSRAHHIAREVKAGTFWINSYKTIHVAVPFGGFGDSGHGRSSGPGVLDEYTQTKAIWVPTRAAGSPFPSLSY, encoded by the coding sequence TTGAGCATCACCACAGCACCCACCTCCTCCTCGGCGGCAGCCGCCCGGACCGTCCTGGACGCAGCCTTCCCCGCCGGCCTCGGCGCCTTCGTTGACGGCCGGGTTGCCCCCGGCAGCGGCGAGAGCATCACGCTCACCGCGGCCGCCACCGGCGAACCCTTTGCCACCTACGCCGACCCCGGCGCGGAGGGTGCCCACGCCATCCTGGAAAGCTCGACGGCTGGTGCGGCCGTTTGGGCCGCGCTGAACGGCTTCGAACGGGCAGCCATCCTCCGCAACGTCAGCCGCGTCGTCGAGGCGCACGGCGAGGAACTCGCCATCCTCGAGTCGGCCACCACGGGAAAGCCCATCCGTGACGCCCGCGTCGAAGCCGCCAAGGTGGCCGAGATGTTCGGTTACTACGCCGGCTGGGCGGACAAGCTGACCGGCCAGACCATCCCCGTCCCCGGCAACTGGCACACCTATACCGAGCGTGTGCCGTGGGGCGTCGTCGTCGCCATCACCCCGTGGAACGCTCCCCTGTTCACGGCCGGCTGGAACTCCGCCGCCCCGCTGGCCGCCGGCAATGCCGTGATCATCAAACCCAGCGAATTCACTCCGGCCTCCTCGGTCCGGCTCGCCCAGCTGGCCCACGAAGCGGGGCTGCCTGCGGGCGTGTTCAACGTCGCGGCAGGGCTGGGCCAGACCGTGGGCGCCACCCTCACCACCGACCGTCGCGTCGGCAAGATCAGCTTCATCGGCTCCGTCCCCACCGGACGCCGGGTGGCCGTCGCGGCCGCGCAGGCCGGGATCCCCGCCCTGCTTGAACTCGGCGGCAAGAGCGCCAACATCGTGTTCGCCGACGCCGACCTGGACCGGGCCGCCGACGGCGCCGTCTCGGCGATCTTCTCCGGCGCCGGCCAGTCCTGCGTCGCCGGCTCACGGCTGCTGGTCGAGCGGAGTGTGCACGCACAGTTCATCGAAATGGTCGCCGCGAAGGCCGCACGGCTGCGCGTCGGCGACCCGCTGAGCGCAGACACCGAGGTGGGCCCCATCATCACCGCCCAGCAGTTCGCCACGGTCAACACTTTGATTGAGGCCGGAATGCACGACGGCGGCCGCCGGGTCACAGGCGCCACGCTTCCGGACGCCCTGGCCGGGTCCGCGCTGGCCGGCGGGCACTGGGTCATGCCCACACTGCTCGACGGCGTGACGCCCCAGAACCGCCTCGAAACCACGGAGGTCTTCGGCCCGGTGGTGGGCGCGGACGCGTTCGACACGGAGGCGGAAGCCATCGCCCGCGCCAACAACACGAACTTCGGCCTGGCCGGCGCGGTGTGGACCTCGGATGTTTCCCGGGCGCACCACATTGCCCGCGAGGTGAAGGCCGGCACGTTCTGGATCAACTCCTACAAGACCATCCACGTGGCCGTCCCGTTCGGCGGCTTCGGCGATTCCGGCCACGGCCGGTCCTCCGGCCCCGGCGTCCTGGACGAGTACACCCAGACGAAGGCCATCTGGGTGCCCACCCGCGCGGCAGGCTCCCCCTTCCCGTCGCTGTCCTACTGA
- a CDS encoding GntR family transcriptional regulator: MTVQAEAPASSADAARARIRELIISGDFAPGSRLRERELSQTLAVSRVPVREALQQLEAEGFIDTSPRRGATVKQITLRDVNELFDVRLSLEVLAARLAAQAGAGGQSSSRLRQMMDQAEEATLRHDHAQIPLSNTALHAEIVAMGGNSLLESSMKPLLGRMQWLFTLTGHRDPQVQCAEHLSLCEAIYDGKADLAAALAFAHVELGREPSLQGLAGRLPES; this comes from the coding sequence ATGACAGTCCAAGCGGAAGCTCCCGCGTCCTCGGCTGACGCTGCTCGGGCTCGGATCCGGGAGTTGATCATCTCCGGTGACTTCGCACCAGGGTCCCGGCTCAGGGAACGTGAGCTGTCCCAGACTCTGGCTGTTTCCCGGGTACCCGTCCGGGAAGCCCTCCAGCAGCTCGAAGCCGAAGGCTTCATTGACACCTCCCCCCGGCGTGGTGCCACCGTCAAGCAGATCACCCTGCGCGACGTCAACGAACTTTTTGATGTGCGGCTCAGCCTGGAAGTCCTCGCCGCACGCCTCGCTGCCCAGGCCGGCGCAGGAGGCCAGTCGTCGTCGCGGCTGCGGCAGATGATGGATCAGGCGGAAGAAGCAACCCTGCGCCACGACCATGCGCAGATACCGCTCAGCAATACTGCCCTGCATGCAGAGATCGTAGCGATGGGGGGCAACTCGCTGTTGGAGTCCTCCATGAAGCCCCTGCTGGGCAGGATGCAGTGGCTCTTCACCTTGACCGGGCACCGTGACCCCCAGGTTCAGTGCGCGGAGCACCTGAGCCTGTGCGAGGCCATTTATGACGGCAAGGCGGACCTGGCGGCGGCGCTGGCCTTCGCACACGTGGAGCTGGGCCGTGAACCGTCGCTCCAAGGACTGGCCGGGCGCCTCCCCGAAAGCTGA
- a CDS encoding NAD(P)-dependent oxidoreductase: protein MNTSTDRRVAVIGLGAMGGAMAATLHRAGWNVTGFDPSEAARAAAAETGIATTANLADVAGTPYAVLSLPAASIVETTVPQLLAAPGTVAIIDTTTSEPGTSKHMASLAAAQGAAFVDAPVSGGRDGAATGSLSAFVGATDTALAAAEPVLLALTGGKFSHIGGPGSGNVVKLLNNVLAAANLVSVGEALGVAKAYGIDPATAAASISEASGGSKVSANMYPNWVLSGTHNSGFSLGLMARDAALAVEVAAQIGEKPALLAAVAGQWQDALAALGPRADFTEIARTVAPAITPAGAPNTAVA, encoded by the coding sequence ATGAACACAAGCACCGATCGCCGCGTGGCTGTCATAGGCCTCGGCGCCATGGGCGGGGCGATGGCTGCCACCCTCCACCGCGCCGGCTGGAACGTCACCGGCTTTGACCCTTCCGAGGCAGCCCGGGCCGCCGCCGCAGAAACAGGGATCGCCACCACAGCCAACCTCGCGGACGTCGCCGGCACCCCCTACGCAGTCCTCTCGCTCCCCGCGGCCAGCATCGTGGAAACCACCGTTCCGCAGCTCCTGGCAGCACCGGGAACCGTCGCCATCATCGACACCACCACCTCCGAACCGGGCACCAGCAAGCACATGGCCAGCCTCGCCGCAGCCCAGGGGGCGGCCTTCGTGGACGCCCCTGTCTCCGGCGGCCGCGACGGCGCAGCAACGGGATCCCTGAGCGCCTTCGTCGGCGCAACCGATACGGCGCTGGCGGCTGCGGAACCCGTCCTGCTCGCCCTCACCGGCGGCAAGTTCAGCCACATCGGCGGCCCCGGCAGCGGCAACGTGGTCAAGCTCCTCAACAACGTCCTGGCAGCGGCCAACCTGGTCTCCGTGGGTGAGGCCCTCGGCGTCGCCAAGGCCTACGGCATCGATCCCGCCACGGCCGCGGCCAGCATCAGCGAAGCCTCCGGCGGCAGCAAAGTCTCCGCCAACATGTACCCCAACTGGGTCCTCAGCGGCACCCACAATTCGGGCTTCTCGCTGGGCCTGATGGCACGCGATGCCGCCCTCGCCGTGGAGGTCGCCGCCCAGATCGGCGAAAAACCGGCACTGCTCGCCGCCGTCGCAGGCCAGTGGCAGGATGCCCTGGCCGCCCTCGGGCCGCGTGCGGACTTCACCGAAATCGCCAGGACCGTCGCCCCGGCCATCACCCCCGCCGGCGCACCCAACACCGCCGTCGCCTAA
- a CDS encoding amidohydrolase family protein — translation MCLHDHTADALPPTAVPRRGILAGAAALAGISVASLAAQLGSAPAARAAGNASGPGYPDRPASPPPMIIEGGTIVDPRTGNAVQDGVLVLEEGKVTAVGTREETRRAVAALAGRARTVDASGRWVLPGLIDVHVHANALSDARAILQGGATSVRSGSSSFYQDVALAALPAWAAGASPRMSPAGLFISPDLGDSLLADPDLAPLASLSGGVTEPTDLAYLTRVNLKRGAQVIKTRANPRAGLPEQDPRELVYNYEQLSAVVKAAGKAGVLCHAYSAEGIDGAVRAGVRSIEHGVFVSEETISRMARRGTYFTPTLDAITSMAGSSNPILAARGREYTPIIKAAVKAAHEAGVTVVAGTDSFGSDVTPIGTEARLLAEAGLSPLDALRAATVNAAALLGWSENAGRLVRGSFADAVIVDSDPLNSASALEEISAVVAQGVLVRNDL, via the coding sequence ATGTGCCTGCACGATCACACCGCTGATGCCCTGCCTCCAACTGCCGTTCCACGCCGCGGCATCCTGGCCGGGGCGGCCGCCCTGGCAGGAATCTCGGTGGCAAGCCTGGCTGCCCAGCTTGGAAGTGCCCCGGCAGCGAGGGCAGCGGGCAACGCATCAGGCCCCGGCTACCCTGACCGTCCCGCTTCGCCCCCGCCCATGATCATCGAGGGCGGCACCATAGTGGACCCCAGGACGGGCAATGCAGTGCAGGACGGGGTCCTTGTGCTGGAAGAAGGGAAGGTCACCGCGGTGGGCACCCGGGAGGAAACACGGCGTGCAGTGGCCGCCCTTGCAGGCCGCGCTCGCACCGTGGATGCCTCGGGTCGGTGGGTCCTTCCCGGCCTCATCGACGTGCATGTTCATGCGAATGCGCTTTCGGATGCGCGGGCCATCCTGCAGGGCGGAGCGACCAGCGTCAGAAGCGGTTCAAGCAGCTTCTATCAGGACGTCGCCCTCGCTGCCCTGCCTGCCTGGGCCGCCGGCGCCTCGCCCCGGATGAGCCCGGCCGGCCTGTTCATCTCACCCGATCTTGGGGACTCGCTTCTCGCAGACCCGGACCTTGCGCCGCTCGCGTCCCTGTCCGGGGGAGTCACAGAACCGACGGACCTTGCCTACCTCACCCGCGTCAACCTGAAACGCGGTGCCCAGGTGATCAAGACCCGAGCCAACCCCCGGGCGGGCCTGCCGGAACAAGACCCCCGCGAACTGGTCTACAACTACGAACAGCTCTCCGCGGTGGTCAAGGCCGCAGGCAAAGCAGGCGTGCTGTGCCACGCCTACAGCGCCGAGGGGATAGACGGTGCAGTCCGGGCCGGTGTGCGCAGCATCGAGCACGGCGTCTTCGTCAGCGAGGAGACCATCTCCCGGATGGCCCGCCGTGGCACTTACTTCACCCCCACCTTGGACGCCATCACGAGCATGGCAGGCTCCTCCAACCCGATCCTTGCCGCCCGCGGCAGGGAGTACACGCCCATCATCAAAGCGGCAGTGAAGGCTGCCCATGAAGCCGGCGTGACGGTGGTCGCAGGGACGGACTCCTTCGGATCCGATGTGACCCCGATAGGCACCGAAGCACGTCTGCTGGCTGAGGCCGGGCTTTCACCACTGGACGCGCTAAGGGCCGCGACAGTCAATGCCGCCGCCCTGCTCGGCTGGAGTGAGAACGCAGGACGCCTGGTGCGCGGTTCCTTTGCAGACGCCGTCATCGTGGACTCTGACCCCTTGAACAGTGCCTCGGCCCTGGAAGAAATCAGCGCGGTAGTGGCGCAGGGGGTGCTGGTACGGAATGACCTCTGA
- a CDS encoding amidohydrolase family protein — protein sequence MYKKISARYVLGFDGTRHTLIEDGEVVFEGDSIVFVGRNYGGPVDEERHYGQSLVMPGLIDLDALADIDHLILDSWPSPDVAAGHLWSEDYFTNRRRDVFTPSERATVREFALAQLALHGITTYMPIASEIHSSWAEGLDELVDMAETSRRIGLRGYLGPAYRSGVHVITAAGDRQVHFDEARGLAGLRDAERFMDYAAGLADPLVTGALLPCRIETLSEDLMRETARIARERDALVRLHCLQSPLEDELLQHSTGRGVLELLESTGLFGTRLLIPHGVVINGKDPAASAPGGPLDTLARHGVSIVHCPLTSFRYQKQLVSFDRFRQAGINICLGTDSFPPDLVRGMDAGMHLTRLVEGRPDVGALADYFDAATLGGARALGRADLGRLAPGMQADITVVSLANFGDGVVEDPLRTLVLNGTARQVTDTFVAGRAVVVGGALPGIDLDALRVEGQRLFDGMRAAYSVRDVQLREPDELFPPTYPRAEISQSVAAR from the coding sequence GTGTACAAGAAAATCTCGGCCCGGTACGTTCTGGGGTTCGACGGAACACGGCACACGCTTATCGAGGACGGCGAAGTCGTCTTCGAGGGGGATTCCATCGTCTTTGTGGGGCGCAACTACGGGGGCCCGGTGGATGAGGAGCGCCACTATGGCCAGAGTTTGGTCATGCCTGGCCTGATAGACCTGGACGCCCTCGCCGACATCGATCACCTCATCCTGGACTCGTGGCCCTCGCCCGACGTCGCCGCCGGCCACCTGTGGTCGGAGGACTACTTCACCAACCGTCGCCGGGACGTGTTCACGCCATCGGAGCGCGCCACGGTCCGCGAGTTCGCCCTGGCGCAGCTCGCCCTGCACGGCATCACGACCTATATGCCGATCGCCTCGGAAATCCACAGTTCCTGGGCTGAGGGCCTCGATGAACTCGTGGACATGGCAGAGACAAGCCGGCGGATCGGACTGCGCGGCTACCTTGGGCCGGCCTACCGTTCCGGGGTCCATGTCATCACCGCCGCAGGCGACCGCCAGGTCCACTTCGACGAAGCCCGCGGGCTTGCAGGCCTGCGCGACGCAGAGCGCTTTATGGACTACGCCGCGGGTCTCGCAGACCCGCTCGTCACCGGGGCCTTGCTGCCGTGCCGCATTGAGACGCTGTCCGAAGACCTCATGCGGGAGACGGCGCGGATCGCCAGGGAGCGGGACGCGCTCGTCCGCCTCCACTGCCTCCAGTCCCCGCTGGAGGACGAGCTCCTGCAGCATTCAACTGGACGCGGCGTCCTGGAATTGCTCGAATCCACCGGCCTGTTCGGCACACGGCTGCTCATTCCGCATGGTGTGGTGATCAACGGCAAGGACCCGGCCGCGTCAGCGCCGGGCGGCCCGCTTGACACACTGGCCCGCCACGGCGTCAGCATTGTCCACTGCCCGCTGACATCGTTCCGCTACCAGAAACAGCTTGTTTCGTTTGACCGTTTCCGCCAGGCGGGCATCAACATTTGCCTGGGTACTGACTCCTTCCCGCCGGATCTTGTGCGCGGCATGGACGCCGGCATGCACCTGACCCGGCTGGTCGAGGGGAGGCCCGACGTCGGGGCCCTCGCCGACTACTTCGACGCCGCGACCCTTGGCGGCGCGCGCGCCCTCGGACGGGCTGACCTGGGGAGGCTTGCCCCCGGCATGCAGGCCGACATCACGGTGGTCTCCCTGGCCAATTTCGGCGACGGTGTGGTCGAGGACCCGCTGCGCACGCTCGTGCTCAACGGGACGGCTCGCCAGGTGACCGACACGTTCGTGGCAGGGCGCGCCGTCGTAGTCGGCGGCGCCCTGCCCGGCATCGACCTCGACGCGCTGCGGGTTGAGGGGCAGCGGCTTTTCGACGGGATGCGGGCGGCCTACTCCGTACGGGACGTCCAGCTCCGGGAGCCTGACGAGCTGTTTCCGCCCACCTATCCACGCGCGGAAATCTCTCAGTCGGTCGCTGCCCGGTGA
- a CDS encoding MurR/RpiR family transcriptional regulator — protein MNTNAVDLEAGAAGVNSAGTAAHAWLRDVLPDVPLSKAQSRVVDVIGRNPQLSSYADIAEIAQRADVNNSTVVRAAQHLGYRGWPDLQRELRSRYLVMISTEDTLTEHGEHRSPLHDAINHDIENLRLTLDSNTADDAEAAIAAMAAAKSITVVGLGSFAGPASVMAHLGSTMGYPITLENRGGVHLASSTNTLGEGDVLVVINMWRSIRQIIVTAEAAKQAGATVIAISDMRRGRLAAAADHLLVVASEGISFFQSVTGANSLVYGLLAGMEAAYPERSRTAIRRTQQLWKDLDIYLD, from the coding sequence ATGAACACCAACGCGGTCGATCTTGAAGCCGGCGCGGCAGGCGTCAACAGCGCCGGGACTGCCGCCCACGCGTGGCTCCGTGACGTGCTGCCGGACGTTCCGCTGTCCAAAGCCCAGAGCCGGGTGGTGGATGTCATCGGCCGCAATCCGCAGCTCTCCTCGTACGCCGACATCGCCGAAATTGCCCAGCGCGCCGACGTCAACAACTCCACAGTGGTCCGCGCCGCCCAGCACCTGGGCTACCGCGGCTGGCCCGACCTCCAGCGGGAACTGCGCTCCCGGTACCTCGTGATGATCTCCACCGAAGACACCCTGACCGAGCACGGCGAACACCGCAGCCCCCTGCACGACGCGATCAACCACGACATCGAGAACCTGCGCCTGACGCTGGACTCCAACACAGCCGACGACGCCGAGGCGGCCATCGCTGCCATGGCCGCCGCGAAGTCCATCACCGTCGTCGGGCTTGGCTCGTTTGCCGGCCCCGCCAGCGTCATGGCGCACCTGGGCTCCACGATGGGCTACCCCATCACCCTGGAGAACCGCGGCGGCGTCCACCTCGCCTCCAGCACCAATACCCTGGGCGAAGGGGACGTCCTGGTGGTCATCAACATGTGGCGGTCCATCCGGCAGATCATTGTCACCGCCGAAGCCGCCAAGCAGGCGGGCGCCACAGTCATTGCCATCAGCGACATGCGCCGCGGCCGCCTCGCAGCAGCGGCCGACCACCTCCTGGTGGTGGCTTCGGAAGGGATCTCCTTCTTCCAGTCCGTCACCGGCGCAAACTCCCTGGTCTACGGCCTGCTCGCGGGCATGGAGGCGGCATACCCCGAACGTAGCCGCACCGCCATCCGCCGCACCCAGCAGCTGTGGAAAGACCTCGACATCTACCTCGACTGA
- a CDS encoding amidohydrolase gives MELTDTTPAMATLRAALADGVEKWKPRVQALAREIHAHKEISFEEVRSAEAIAALLEEGGFAVERGTGGLPTAFTASAGGGELTVALCVEYDALPDIGHACGHNLIAGASVAAALALQPYVDELGITLKAIGTPAEEHGGGKVLMLEAGAFDGVGLALMVHPVQDGLTYNPAGTSAQAVGRYKATFTGKAAHAAAAPHQAVNAADAAVLSQVAVGLLRQQIPGDHRIALYVAEAGHVTNIIPDRAVVQFECRAFTLPEYEALLERVRRCFEGAALATGTTLAIEATEPLYEPLLQDNVLAAHWTAAMDAFGKDTSPSAGISGGSTDMGNISQVIPSLHPWLSIPGANVAIHSHAFAALADTPEAYGVMFEAATALAWTVAAAASTPTQRERFTTAAYRRRTFTQEGTS, from the coding sequence ATGGAACTGACAGACACAACCCCGGCGATGGCGACCCTCCGCGCCGCCCTCGCAGACGGCGTCGAAAAGTGGAAGCCCCGGGTCCAGGCCCTGGCGCGGGAAATCCACGCGCACAAGGAGATCTCCTTCGAGGAGGTCCGCTCCGCCGAAGCGATCGCGGCCCTGCTGGAAGAGGGCGGGTTTGCGGTGGAACGCGGCACCGGCGGCCTGCCCACCGCCTTCACGGCGAGCGCCGGCGGCGGCGAACTGACTGTTGCGCTGTGTGTGGAATACGACGCACTCCCGGACATTGGCCATGCGTGCGGGCACAACCTGATCGCCGGCGCCTCCGTGGCAGCGGCCCTTGCGCTGCAGCCCTACGTCGACGAGCTGGGCATCACGCTGAAGGCCATCGGGACGCCCGCAGAGGAACATGGCGGCGGCAAGGTGCTCATGCTGGAAGCGGGGGCGTTCGACGGCGTCGGGCTGGCTTTGATGGTCCATCCCGTCCAGGACGGCCTGACGTACAACCCGGCGGGGACCAGCGCCCAGGCCGTGGGCCGGTACAAGGCGACCTTCACCGGGAAGGCCGCCCACGCAGCGGCAGCCCCGCACCAGGCCGTGAACGCGGCAGACGCCGCCGTGCTGAGCCAGGTGGCCGTCGGCCTGCTGCGCCAGCAGATCCCCGGGGACCACCGCATCGCGCTGTACGTTGCCGAGGCCGGCCACGTCACCAACATCATTCCGGACCGGGCGGTTGTCCAGTTTGAGTGCCGGGCCTTTACCCTGCCGGAATACGAGGCGCTACTTGAGCGCGTCCGCCGCTGCTTCGAAGGGGCCGCGCTGGCCACCGGAACCACGCTTGCCATCGAGGCGACGGAACCGCTCTACGAACCGCTGCTCCAGGACAACGTCCTGGCTGCGCACTGGACGGCGGCGATGGATGCGTTCGGCAAGGACACCTCACCCTCGGCCGGCATCAGCGGCGGGTCCACCGACATGGGCAACATCTCCCAGGTCATCCCGTCCCTGCATCCCTGGCTCAGCATTCCCGGGGCCAACGTAGCCATCCATTCGCACGCGTTCGCCGCGCTGGCCGACACCCCCGAGGCGTATGGCGTGATGTTTGAGGCAGCCACCGCGCTGGCCTGGACCGTCGCGGCCGCGGCCTCAACCCCCACCCAACGGGAACGCTTCACCACAGCGGCATACCGCCGTCGTACTTTCACCCAGGAAGGCACCTCATGA
- a CDS encoding ornithine cyclodeaminase family protein → MTLILKASELQALADMPETIAAVERVFAGLSRGTAVQPAPDSLLLPSSDARFLPMAALSGAEELASVKLLADIPANRESSLPTQRSTIMLVSQLTGETLAILDGKVPTRVRTAAASAVATKLLARPGSTTLGLVGAGALAVAHVEAMLAVLPIEKVVVWSRSADTVAAFCGEISHYGLNVTRAASVRDVVEAADVLCTLTPAVEPLVEGEWFKPGLHVNAVGSRPRADHREIDSAGMVRAQVFVDSLATARAKSGGLIIPVAEGVMSFEDVVAELGDVAAGTKAGRLGDEDVTLFNSVGIGLQDLAIGRLLYDAALHQGVGTRVELNN, encoded by the coding sequence ATGACCCTGATTCTTAAAGCCTCCGAGCTCCAGGCCCTGGCCGACATGCCCGAGACGATTGCCGCCGTCGAACGCGTCTTTGCCGGCCTCAGCCGAGGCACCGCCGTTCAGCCTGCGCCGGATTCCCTCCTCCTGCCGTCCTCGGACGCGAGGTTCCTGCCGATGGCTGCGCTGTCCGGCGCCGAGGAGCTGGCATCCGTCAAGTTACTGGCGGACATACCGGCGAACCGGGAGTCCAGCCTGCCAACGCAGCGGTCCACGATCATGCTTGTCTCCCAGCTAACCGGCGAAACCCTGGCCATCCTGGACGGCAAGGTCCCCACACGGGTCCGCACTGCCGCCGCCAGTGCCGTGGCGACGAAGCTCCTCGCGAGGCCCGGAAGCACCACGCTGGGACTGGTAGGTGCCGGCGCCCTGGCCGTGGCACACGTGGAAGCCATGCTGGCCGTCCTCCCGATTGAAAAAGTGGTGGTGTGGTCCCGTTCCGCGGACACCGTCGCCGCTTTCTGCGGCGAGATTTCCCATTACGGCCTGAACGTCACGCGGGCGGCCAGCGTCCGGGACGTTGTGGAGGCCGCCGACGTGCTGTGCACCCTCACGCCGGCCGTTGAGCCTTTGGTTGAGGGCGAGTGGTTCAAGCCCGGACTGCACGTGAACGCCGTCGGATCCCGTCCGCGGGCGGACCACCGGGAGATTGATTCGGCGGGCATGGTGAGGGCGCAGGTCTTCGTGGACAGCCTGGCCACGGCCAGAGCCAAATCCGGCGGGCTGATCATCCCGGTGGCCGAAGGTGTGATGAGCTTTGAGGACGTGGTGGCCGAGCTTGGTGACGTGGCGGCGGGGACAAAAGCAGGTCGCCTTGGTGATGAGGACGTAACCTTGTTCAACTCGGTTGGTATCGGTCTGCAGGATCTTGCCATCGGGCGGCTCCTGTACGACGCTGCGCTCCATCAGGGGGTTGGCACCCGCGTGGAGCTGAATAACTGA